Proteins co-encoded in one Syngnathoides biaculeatus isolate LvHL_M chromosome 22, ASM1980259v1, whole genome shotgun sequence genomic window:
- the coasy gene encoding bifunctional coenzyme A synthase, whose protein sequence is MSMFSTGILVLTSPLHALRVVPVLSSAAKLVERTLYVHLHPGLNLGGGGQPRPVFIPPAVDLCSLITRLYSNAADVCAHLDVRVLLANVHPSPGIGGPFPTPQYLSHPPEVLLTDFPLQDPAQSNQVTQCLRGYAGRCYACRPGLPSVLLDPPPPATSDQESDPGLTVPEEEGKPLETYPDVVVGGTFDRLHGAHKTLLNVSCLLATRRFVIGVCDRGMLKKKVLQELIQPYTVRVEQLSEFLRDVKPTLQVEIVPLEDPLGVSVVDPLLGCIVVSEETRKGGEAVNRKRIENGLPALVLHEIHVLKDVHHSETEEEKISSSSLRSRLLGTLLIPPKERPGLPLRPYVIGLTGGSGSGKTSVAERLEALGAVRVDCDKLSHRVYEPGTAAYRRVVEEFGPDVLNEDKSINRPALGKKVFGNQERLKALTDIVWPETALLVKNAITQAREQGKDVCVIDAAVLLEAGWTEMVHEVWVTVIPEEEAVSRITERDGVAPEDARRRLRSQASDARRLEHANVVLSTAWEPEVTRKQVLKAWNLLQKRMQQRRAGQ, encoded by the exons ATGTCAATGTTCAGCACCGGCATCCTGGTTCTGACATCGCCCCTCCACGCCCTGCGCGTCGTCCCCGTGCTGAGCTCCGCCGCCAAGCTGGTGGAGCGCACCCTCTACGTCCACCTGCACCCGGGCCTCAACCTGGGCGGCGGCGGCCAACCGCGACCCGTCTTCATCCCGCCGGCCGTCGACCTGTGCTCGCTCATCACGCGCCTCTACAGTAACGCGGCCGACGTGTGCGCGCACCTCGACGTCCGCGTCCTGCTCGCCAACGTCCATCCGTCCCCCGGCATCGGCGGCCCCTTTCCCACGCCGCAGTACCTGTCCCACCCCCCCGAGGTGCTCCTGACGGACTTCCCCCTGCAGGATCCGGCGCAGTCCAACCAGGTGACGCAGTGCCTGCGGGGTTACGCCGGACGCTGCTACGCGTGCCGGCCCGGCCTCCCGTCGGTGTTGCTTGATCCTCCGCCGCCGGCTACGTCGGACCAAGAGTCGGATCCCGGGCTTACGGTGCCCGAAGAGGAGGGGAAGCCGTTGGAGACGTACCCCGACGTGGTGGTGGGCGGCACCTTTGACCGCCTCCACGGGGCCCACAAGACTCTGCTCAACGTGTCGTGCTTGCTTGCCACCAGACGCTTCGTGATCGGCGTGTGCGACCGAGGAATGCTGAAAA aAAAAGTCCTGCAAGAGCTTATCCAGCCGTACACCGTCCGCGTGGAACAGCTGAGCGAGTTCCTGCGGGACGTCAAGCCCACGCTGCAGGTGGAGATCGTGCCCCTGGAAGACCCGCTCGGGGTGTCGGTGGTGGACCCGCTCCTCGGCTGCATCGTGGTCAGCGAGGAGACCCGCAAGGGAGGCGAGGCCGTCAACAGGAAGCGGATTGAGAAT GGCCTTCCTGCGTTGGTCCTTCACGAAATCCACGTGCTCAAGGACGTGCACCACTCCGAGACCGAGGAGGAGAAAATCAGCTCCTCCAGCCTGCGCTCCCGCCTCCTCGGGACCCTTCTCATCCCACCCAAA GAAAGGCCCGGTCTGCCCCTCCGGCCGTACGTGATCGGCCTGACGGGCGGCAGCGGCAGCGGGAAGACGTCGGTGGCCGAGCGCCTGGAGGCCCTCGGCGCCGTCCGCGTCGACTGCGACAAGCTCAGCCACCGAGTGTACGAGCCGGGAACCGCCGCCTACCGCCGCGTCGTGGAAGAGTTCGGACCGG ATGTCCTGAATGAAGACAAAAGCATCAACAGGCCCGCCTTAGGGAAGAAAGTGTTCGGAAACCAG GAAAGATTAAAAGCGCTAACAGACATCGTGTGGCCAGAGACGGCGCTTCTCGTCAAGAATGCCATCACCCAAGCCAGGGAACAAG gTAAAGATGTGTGCGTGATAGATGCAGCAGTTCTTCTGGAAGCGGGCTGGACTGAAATGGTCCACGAAGTGTGGGTGACCGTCATCCCCGAGGAGGAG GCCGTATCCCGGATAACCGAGCGCGACGGCGTGGCGCCGGAAGACGCCCGGCGCCGCCTCCGGAGCCAGGCGTCCGACGCCCGGCGGCTGGAGCACGCAAACGTGGTCCTCAGCACCGCGTGGGAGCCCGAAGTCACCCGAAAACAG GTATTAAAAGCGTGGAATCTTCTACAGAAAAGGATGCAGCAGAGGCGGGCGGGAcagtaa
- the LOC133495158 gene encoding myosin light chain kinase, smooth muscle-like isoform X2 produces MDQDGGEPKTYVSTARLQLGGRARNRPDPLAGDTAMRNAAGGFRPTGEKFHPQESNAKNGTATTLSCNNSSGSHSGGAGLHIKDTKKSRSPDAMELKTENVEAPGKESGRRTEAEAGSSVDFLDPPEHVAVRVGEEARLRCDFRTSSVPVACCWIFNRGKAVLPDPRMSVSGDDAHSTLSISEAHPEDTGSYTLIARNRNGSSEHTVSLSVIHRPDPPASHPVVSQLSAESLVLSWTGPSFDGGTAVLGYIVEVRRLGADASGDWTEIAERCKNTSTQVGSGLEPYGKYRFRVRAYNAEGVSEPSQESDCVTMATIKEEKKDDVGRYVKVAIDTKRELQDHYNVHEKLGVGKFGEVFRLSHKESGEVYAGKFYRAKSAKERSAARQEIELMNCLHHPKLVQCLAAYEAPTETVMVMEYIAGGELFERIVDDNFEHTEPTSAGYMRQILEGMLYVHKQNIVHLDLKPENIVCTDHTGTCIKIIDFGLASKLEEGKPLMVMHGTPEFVAPEVISYESVGVETDMWSIGVICFILLSGESPFQGNSDAETFALVTAARYKFDPESFDDISEQAKDFISGLLMKERRSRMSCIEALVHPWMAAFTSLNRRPTKSLRKEKMRRFLAKCKWKKTGKAVLALQRMSNLYNRPDSPGTTSDEPSWSREAEEAIRSLDKQLHGEPRFREPLRDASLPAGATARLACRVDGYPHPEVKWLKDDDPIPESARAQMEYGEDGGCSLVLSAVDASDAGVYVCRASNQVGAASCSARLEVDT; encoded by the exons ATGGACCAGGACGGTGGCGAGCCAAAGACTTACGTGTCCACAGCGCGCCTGCAGCTCGGGGGGCGCGCACGCAACCGACCGGACCCGCTCGCCGGCGACACGGCGATGAGAAACGCCGCGGGAGGCTTCCGTCCGACAG gagagAAATTTCATCCTCAAGAATCAAACGCAAAAAATGGCACCGCCACAACATTGAGCTGCAACAATTCTTCTGGAAGTCATTCGGGTGGTGCGGGATTGCACATCAAAG ACACAAAGAAAAGTCGCAGTCCGGACGCGATGGAGCTCAAGACGGAAAACGTGGAGGCGCCCGGGAAAGAGAGCGGACGCAGGACAGAAGCCGAAGCTG gTTCTTCCGTGGACTTTCTGGACCCGCCGGAGCACGTGGCGGTTCGGGTCGGCGAGGAGGCCCGCTTGCGCTGCGACTTCCGCACGTCATCCGTGCCTGTGGCCTGCTGCTGGATTTTCAACAGGGGGAAG GCGGTTCTGCCAGACCCGAGGATGTCCGTCAGCGGCGACGACGCGCACAGCACGCTGTCGATCTCGGAGGCTCACCCGGAGGACACCGGCTCTTACACGCTCATCGCTCGGAACCGGAACGGCTCCAGCGAGCACACCGTCTCGCTGAGCGTCATAC ATCGTCCCGATCCGCCCGCGTCTCACCCGGTGGTCTCCCAGCTGTCCGCCGAGTCCCTCGTCCTCTCCTGGACGGGTCCCAGCTTCGACGGCGGCACCGCCGTCTTGGGTTACATCGTGGAAGTCCGGCGGCTGGGCGCCGACGCATCCGGGGACTGGACGGAAATAGCCGAGCGCTGTAAGAACACCTCGACCCAGGTCGGCTCGGGCCTGGAGCCCTACGGGAAGTACCGCTTCCGAGTCCGGGCCTACAACGCCGAGGGGGTCAGCGAGCCCAGTCAGGAGTCGGACTGCGTCACGATGGCAACCATCA aagaagaaaaaaaggatgatgtgggGCGTTACGTCAAAGTGGCGATCGACACAAAACGTGAGCTGCAGGACCACTACAACGTCCATGAGAAGCTCGGGGT CGGGAAATTTGGGGAGGTGTTCCGTCTGTCCCACAAGGAGTCCGGCGAGGTGTACGCGGGCAAGTTCTACCGGGCCAAGAGCGCCAAAGAACGCTCGGCCGCCCGGCAGGAGATCGAGCTGATGAACTGCCTCCACCACCCCAAACTGGTCCAGTGTCTGGCGGCCTACGAGGCCCCCACCGAGACCGTCATGGTCATGGAGTA CATCGCGGGCGGGGAGCTTTTCGAGCGCATCGTGGACGACAACTTCGAGCACACGGAACCCACCAGCGCCGGCTACATGCGGCAGATCCTGGAGGGCATGCTGTACGTGCACAagcagaacatcgtccacttggacCTCAAGCCCGAGAACATCGTGTGCACCGATCACACGGGAACGTGCATCAAGATTATCGACTTTGGCCTGGCGAGTAAACTGG AAGAGGGTAAGCCCCTCATGGTGATGCACGGAACGCCGGAGTTCGTGGCCCCCGAGGTGATCAGCTACGAGTCCGTGGGCGTGGAGACGGACATGTGGAGCATCGGCGTCATCTGCTTCATCCT GCTGAGCGGAGAGTCGCCCTTCCAGGGAAACAGCGACGCCGAGACGTTCGCTCTCGTCACCGCAGCCCGTTACAAGTTCGACCCGGAGAGCTTCGACGATATTTCCGAGCAAGCCAAGGACTTCATCAGTGGCCTTCTGATGAAAGAGCGCAG GAGCAGGATGTCGTGCATCGAAGCCCTGGTCCACCCCTGGATGGCCGCCTTCACCTCGCTCAACCGCCGGCCCACCAAGTCCCTCAGGAAGGAGAAGATGAGGCGCTTCCTGGCCAAGTGCAAGTGGAAG aaAACCGGGAAGGCTGTTCTGGCCCTGCAGCGCATGTCCAACCTTTACAACAGACCAGACTCTCCTGGCACCACTTCAGACG AGCCGAGCTGGAGCCGAGAGGCGGAGGAGGCCATCCGCTCGCTGGATAAGCAGCTGCACGGCGAGCCGCGCTTCCGGGAGCCCCTGAGGGACGCCAGCCTCCCCGCGGGAGCCACCGCTCGTCTGGCGTGCCGAGTGGACG GTTACCCTCACCCGGAAGTGAAATGGCTCAAAGACGACGATCCGATTCCCGAGTCGGCCCGAGCGCAGATGGAATACGGCGAAGACGGCGGCTGCTCGCTGGTGCTGTCCGCCGTGGACGCGTCGGACGCCGGCGTGTACGTGTGCCGGGCCAGCAACCAGGTCGGGGCGGCCTCGTGTTCCGCCCGACTTGAAGTGGACACGTGA
- the LOC133495158 gene encoding myosin light chain kinase, smooth muscle-like isoform X1, producing the protein MDQDGGEPKTYVSTARLQLGGRARNRPDPLAGDTAMRNAAGGFRPTGEKFHPQESNAKNGTATTLSCNNSSGSHSGGAGLHIKDTKKSRSPDAMELKTENVEAPGKESGRRTEAEAGSSVDFLDPPEHVAVRVGEEARLRCDFRTSSVPVACCWIFNRGKAVLPDPRMSVSGDDAHSTLSISEAHPEDTGSYTLIARNRNGSSEHTVSLSVIHRPDPPASHPVVSQLSAESLVLSWTGPSFDGGTAVLGYIVEVRRLGADASGDWTEIAERCKNTSTQVGSGLEPYGKYRFRVRAYNAEGVSEPSQESDCVTMATIKEKKDDVGRYVKVAIDTKRELQDHYNVHEKLGVGKFGEVFRLSHKESGEVYAGKFYRAKSAKERSAARQEIELMNCLHHPKLVQCLAAYEAPTETVMVMEYIAGGELFERIVDDNFEHTEPTSAGYMRQILEGMLYVHKQNIVHLDLKPENIVCTDHTGTCIKIIDFGLASKLEEGKPLMVMHGTPEFVAPEVISYESVGVETDMWSIGVICFILLSGESPFQGNSDAETFALVTAARYKFDPESFDDISEQAKDFISGLLMKERRSRMSCIEALVHPWMAAFTSLNRRPTKSLRKEKMRRFLAKCKWKKTGKAVLALQRMSNLYNRPDSPGTTSDEPSWSREAEEAIRSLDKQLHGEPRFREPLRDASLPAGATARLACRVDGYPHPEVKWLKDDDPIPESARAQMEYGEDGGCSLVLSAVDASDAGVYVCRASNQVGAASCSARLEVDT; encoded by the exons ATGGACCAGGACGGTGGCGAGCCAAAGACTTACGTGTCCACAGCGCGCCTGCAGCTCGGGGGGCGCGCACGCAACCGACCGGACCCGCTCGCCGGCGACACGGCGATGAGAAACGCCGCGGGAGGCTTCCGTCCGACAG gagagAAATTTCATCCTCAAGAATCAAACGCAAAAAATGGCACCGCCACAACATTGAGCTGCAACAATTCTTCTGGAAGTCATTCGGGTGGTGCGGGATTGCACATCAAAG ACACAAAGAAAAGTCGCAGTCCGGACGCGATGGAGCTCAAGACGGAAAACGTGGAGGCGCCCGGGAAAGAGAGCGGACGCAGGACAGAAGCCGAAGCTG gTTCTTCCGTGGACTTTCTGGACCCGCCGGAGCACGTGGCGGTTCGGGTCGGCGAGGAGGCCCGCTTGCGCTGCGACTTCCGCACGTCATCCGTGCCTGTGGCCTGCTGCTGGATTTTCAACAGGGGGAAG GCGGTTCTGCCAGACCCGAGGATGTCCGTCAGCGGCGACGACGCGCACAGCACGCTGTCGATCTCGGAGGCTCACCCGGAGGACACCGGCTCTTACACGCTCATCGCTCGGAACCGGAACGGCTCCAGCGAGCACACCGTCTCGCTGAGCGTCATAC ATCGTCCCGATCCGCCCGCGTCTCACCCGGTGGTCTCCCAGCTGTCCGCCGAGTCCCTCGTCCTCTCCTGGACGGGTCCCAGCTTCGACGGCGGCACCGCCGTCTTGGGTTACATCGTGGAAGTCCGGCGGCTGGGCGCCGACGCATCCGGGGACTGGACGGAAATAGCCGAGCGCTGTAAGAACACCTCGACCCAGGTCGGCTCGGGCCTGGAGCCCTACGGGAAGTACCGCTTCCGAGTCCGGGCCTACAACGCCGAGGGGGTCAGCGAGCCCAGTCAGGAGTCGGACTGCGTCACGATGGCAACCATCA aagaaaaaaaggatgatgtgggGCGTTACGTCAAAGTGGCGATCGACACAAAACGTGAGCTGCAGGACCACTACAACGTCCATGAGAAGCTCGGGGT CGGGAAATTTGGGGAGGTGTTCCGTCTGTCCCACAAGGAGTCCGGCGAGGTGTACGCGGGCAAGTTCTACCGGGCCAAGAGCGCCAAAGAACGCTCGGCCGCCCGGCAGGAGATCGAGCTGATGAACTGCCTCCACCACCCCAAACTGGTCCAGTGTCTGGCGGCCTACGAGGCCCCCACCGAGACCGTCATGGTCATGGAGTA CATCGCGGGCGGGGAGCTTTTCGAGCGCATCGTGGACGACAACTTCGAGCACACGGAACCCACCAGCGCCGGCTACATGCGGCAGATCCTGGAGGGCATGCTGTACGTGCACAagcagaacatcgtccacttggacCTCAAGCCCGAGAACATCGTGTGCACCGATCACACGGGAACGTGCATCAAGATTATCGACTTTGGCCTGGCGAGTAAACTGG AAGAGGGTAAGCCCCTCATGGTGATGCACGGAACGCCGGAGTTCGTGGCCCCCGAGGTGATCAGCTACGAGTCCGTGGGCGTGGAGACGGACATGTGGAGCATCGGCGTCATCTGCTTCATCCT GCTGAGCGGAGAGTCGCCCTTCCAGGGAAACAGCGACGCCGAGACGTTCGCTCTCGTCACCGCAGCCCGTTACAAGTTCGACCCGGAGAGCTTCGACGATATTTCCGAGCAAGCCAAGGACTTCATCAGTGGCCTTCTGATGAAAGAGCGCAG GAGCAGGATGTCGTGCATCGAAGCCCTGGTCCACCCCTGGATGGCCGCCTTCACCTCGCTCAACCGCCGGCCCACCAAGTCCCTCAGGAAGGAGAAGATGAGGCGCTTCCTGGCCAAGTGCAAGTGGAAG aaAACCGGGAAGGCTGTTCTGGCCCTGCAGCGCATGTCCAACCTTTACAACAGACCAGACTCTCCTGGCACCACTTCAGACG AGCCGAGCTGGAGCCGAGAGGCGGAGGAGGCCATCCGCTCGCTGGATAAGCAGCTGCACGGCGAGCCGCGCTTCCGGGAGCCCCTGAGGGACGCCAGCCTCCCCGCGGGAGCCACCGCTCGTCTGGCGTGCCGAGTGGACG GTTACCCTCACCCGGAAGTGAAATGGCTCAAAGACGACGATCCGATTCCCGAGTCGGCCCGAGCGCAGATGGAATACGGCGAAGACGGCGGCTGCTCGCTGGTGCTGTCCGCCGTGGACGCGTCGGACGCCGGCGTGTACGTGTGCCGGGCCAGCAACCAGGTCGGGGCGGCCTCGTGTTCCGCCCGACTTGAAGTGGACACGTGA
- the pus3 gene encoding tRNA pseudouridine(38/39) synthase, which translates to MSEAIIQRMKELEEELEKVKSQLNGCHTETSPSPDYEKTHHKKGKKIGKERPFDFSAHPRRHVALRLAYLGWAYQGFAVQENTDNTVEARLFEALLKTRLIQDRQSSNYHRCGRTDKGVSAFSQVITIDLRSTQYSGLGVTIPENAQKKVAAVASELPYVKMLNRILPQDIRVFDWAPAAEGFSARFDCQSRTYRYYFPRGSLDVALMADAAKRYEGTHDFRNLCKMDVGNGILQFQRTILAATVKPADPQRADAADPHDLFVFEIKGLAFLYHQVRCMMAVLLLIGQKLEAPEIIRSLLDVHNNPRKPQYSMAVDYPLVLYDCQFDGLSWRREAEELSLALTSLQRHWTQSAVKAHVLRDMIRGLDATVDGASSGECVLAEGSRRRKYRPLLERPLCESLESRIEHFVKRGRLEREEGDGGGETVHKGKRSKRSKNSAGSADVIDADPE; encoded by the exons ATGTCTGAGGCCATCATCCAGAGAATgaaggagctggaggaggaaCTGGAGAAGGTCAAGTCCCAACTGAATGGATGCCACACAGAAACCAGTCCGTCCCCCGATTATGAGAAGACTCATCACAAAAAGGGGAAGAAAATAGGCAAGGAGCGCCCGTTTGACTTCAGCGCACACCCCCGCCGCCACGTCGCCCTGCGTCTGGCCTACCTGGGATGGGCTTACCAAGGCTTCGCCGTCCAGGAGAACACAGACAACACAGTGGAGGCCAGGCTCTTCGAAGCCCTGCTGAAGACGCGCCTCATCCAGGACCGCCAGAGTTCCAACTATCACCGCTGTGGACGCACAGACAAAGGGGTTAGCGCCTTCTCCCAG GTTATAACAATCGACCTGCGCTCCACGCAGTATTCGGGTTTGGGGGTCACGATTCCTGAAAATGCCCAGAAAAAAGTCGCCGCGGTCGCCTCAGAGCTTCCCTACGTGAAGATGCTGAACAGAATCCTCCCTCAAGACATCCGCGTTTTTGACTGGGCCCCCGCCGCCGAGGGTTTTAGCGCACGCTTTGATTGCCAGTCCCGCACGTACCGCTACTATTTCCCGCGAGGCTCCTTGGACGTCGCGTTGATGGCGGACGCGGCGAAAAG GTACGAAGGCACCCACGACTTCCGGAACCTGTGCAAGATGGACGTGGGCAACGGCATCCTGCAGTTCCAGAGGACCATCCTGGCGGCGACGGTCAAGCCGGCGGACCCGCAACGGGCGGACGCCGCGGACCCGCACGACTTGTTCGTGTTTGAGATTAAAGGACTCGCCTTCCTCTACCACCAG GTCCGCTGCATGATGGCCGTCCTCCTGCTGATTGGACAGAAGCTGGAGGCGCCGGAAATAATCCGCAGCCTCCTCGACGTTCACAACAACCCCAGGAAGCCGCAATACAG catGGCGGTGGACTACCCGCTGGTCCTGTACGACTGCCAATTCGACGGCTTGAGCTGGAGGCGGGAGGCCGAGGAGCTGAGTCTCGCCCTGACTTCGCTGCAGCGACACTGGACGCAGAGCGCGGTCAAGGCCCACGTTCTCCGCGACATGATTCGAGGCTTGGACGCCACAG TCGACGGGGCGTCATCCGGCGAATGCGTGCTGGCGGAAGGCAGCCGCCGGAGGAAGTACCGGCCCTTGCTGGAGCGTCCGCTCTGCGAGAGTCTGGAGTCGCGCATCGAGCACTTCGTCAAGAGAGGCCGGCTGGAACGGGAGGAGGGCGACGGCGGCGGGGAAACGGTCCACAAAGGGAAGCGCTCCAAACGTTCCAAGAATTCCGCAGGTTCAGCTGACGTGATCGACGCAGATCCTGAATAG
- the dcakd gene encoding dephospho-CoA kinase domain-containing protein yields MYLVGLTGGIASGKSTVSSMLRELGCPIIEADVVARKVVEPRSPAHSRIVLHFGRDVLLESGEIDRPKLGRLIFADEEKRQLLNSITHPEIQKEMLKQIVFYFLRGYRYVVLDVPLLFETRKLTRFLNHTVVVYCDPATQLARLMQRDGLTPEEAKQRLAAQMPLNEKRGLANHVIENSGTREDTHRQVLRLHTKLEDSMDFLLVRVLAVAAAAGLGGVLLYAAKMIWS; encoded by the exons ATGTATTTGGTGGGCCTGACGGGAGGTATCGCCTCCGGGAAAAGTACAGTGTCATCGATGCTGCGGGAGCTCGGATGCCCCATCATCGAGGCGGACgttgtggcccgcaaag TGGTTGAGCCGCGATCGCCCGCCCACTCGCGTATCGTCCTCCACTTCGGGCGAGACGTGCTGCTGGAAAGCGGCGAGATCGACCGGCCGAAGCTGGGCCGCCTGATCTTCGCCGACGAGGAGAAGCGCCAGCTGCTCAACTCCATCACGCACCCCGAGATCCAAAAGGAGATGCTCAAGCAGATTGTGTTCTACTTCCTCCGAG GTTATCGCTACGTTGTGCTGGATGTGCCGCTTCTCTTCGAAACCCGAAAGCTCACGCGGTTCCTCAACCACACCGTTGTGGTTTACTG CGACCCCGCCACTCAGCTGGCACGCCTGATGCAGCGGGACGGCCTGACGCCGGAGGAGGCCAAGCAGCGGCTGGCGGCCCAGATGCCGCTCAACGAGAAGCGCGGCCTGGCCAACCACGTCATCGAGAACTCGGGCACGCGCGAGGACACCCACCGGCAGGTCCTGCGGCTGCACACCAAGCTGGAGGACTCCATGGACTTCCTTCTGGTGCGGGTGCTCGccgtggccgccgccgccggcctgGGAGGGGTCCTGCTGTACGCCGCCAAG